The following proteins come from a genomic window of Campylobacter coli 76339:
- a CDS encoding Oxidoreductase, with amino-acid sequence MKTAFITGASSGFGYACVEAFIQEGYKVIALARRKDRLDELKAKYKDQIHTLCLDVRKQEEIFHAVKNLPNEFKEIDILFNNAGLALGIDEFDKLSIEDIDTMVDTNIKGLLYVAKAIIPTLRKQKSAYIFNLGSVAAKNPYFGGNVYCGTKAFVGQFSKALRNDLRGTNIKVTNIAPGLCKTEFSEVRFKGDKAKADAVYEGTQYISAQDIAKVVMSIINLPSHINVNEIELMPVTQTWNGFYIEQNR; translated from the coding sequence ATGAAAACCGCATTTATCACAGGAGCAAGTTCTGGTTTTGGATATGCTTGCGTGGAAGCTTTTATACAAGAAGGATACAAAGTCATTGCACTAGCAAGAAGAAAAGATCGCTTGGATGAATTAAAAGCTAAATACAAAGATCAAATTCACACCCTTTGTCTTGATGTAAGAAAGCAAGAAGAAATCTTTCATGCTGTTAAAAACCTGCCTAACGAATTTAAAGAAATAGACATACTTTTCAATAACGCTGGCTTAGCTCTTGGTATAGATGAATTTGATAAATTGAGCATAGAAGATATAGATACCATGGTTGATACCAATATAAAAGGTCTTTTATACGTAGCAAAAGCAATCATTCCTACGCTTCGCAAGCAAAAAAGTGCTTATATATTCAATCTTGGCTCTGTGGCTGCTAAAAATCCTTATTTTGGTGGCAATGTGTACTGTGGAACCAAGGCGTTTGTGGGACAATTTTCTAAAGCTTTAAGAAATGATTTAAGAGGCACAAATATCAAGGTTACAAATATAGCTCCAGGTCTTTGCAAAACCGAATTTAGCGAAGTTCGTTTTAAAGGAGATAAAGCAAAAGCCGATGCAGTCTACGAAGGAACACAATACATAAGCGCACAAGATATAGCCAAAGTGGTGATGTCTATTATCAATCTGCCAAGCCATATCAATGTCAATGAAATAGAACTAATGCCCGTTACTCAAACTTGGAATGGCTTTTATATAGAGCAAAACCGATGA
- a CDS encoding Na+/H+ antiporter, whose translation MRFLVFFLLPLIAFANTHQATANANLFGAFTLIPPLVAITLAFITKDVILSLFAGVLSGTFLLSLASNIFQADSLSFIHFYNTAIDSFSKIISYLLESTSDPVNAGIILQILCIGGLVALITKMGGAKAVAIKFAKRAKSAVSAQVNTWFLGLLIFFDDYANLLIVGPIMRPLADKFKISREKFAFIIDSTAAPVAGIAVISTWIGLEVSLIKNAYEDIGISNISAFGIFVETIPYRFYNIFMLFFVLMTALMGREFGPMLKAEIRARTTGQIAPLTKSGTLDTAELEDQFLAPKEGIKIRALDAIIPVLTLIVLAILGFYFNGLSALEGEELIKANANPLSFETFRLAFGSANSSVVLFQAALFAAIVAIFIGVYRKIFSFKEAVETWIYGWKTMIFTIVLLLFAWSLSSIVKELGTPEFISSLLADKLPEFILPATIFAFASLISFAIGTSYGTMGILMPLAVPLAYKIAQINGMDMDAMHHYMVINISCVLTGAIFGNHCSPISDNVILSSMSAKCDHMEHVRTQIPYALFICVISLFAGYIPVSLGLSVWLVLPLNLILIAFLLRVIGKKVS comes from the coding sequence ATGAGATTTTTAGTATTTTTTCTACTGCCTTTGATCGCATTTGCCAACACACATCAAGCTACAGCAAATGCAAATTTATTTGGAGCTTTTACTCTTATACCTCCTTTGGTTGCTATTACTCTAGCTTTTATTACAAAAGATGTGATTTTATCCCTTTTTGCGGGAGTTTTAAGTGGAACTTTCTTGCTCAGTCTTGCTTCTAATATTTTTCAAGCGGATAGTTTGAGTTTTATTCATTTTTACAATACTGCGATAGATTCTTTTTCGAAAATTATTTCTTATCTCTTAGAATCAACTTCAGATCCAGTAAATGCCGGTATTATCTTGCAAATTTTATGCATAGGTGGGCTTGTTGCGTTGATTACAAAGATGGGTGGTGCAAAAGCTGTGGCTATAAAATTTGCAAAAAGAGCAAAATCAGCAGTATCGGCGCAAGTAAATACTTGGTTTTTAGGATTGTTAATCTTTTTTGATGATTACGCTAATTTACTCATCGTAGGGCCTATCATGCGTCCTTTGGCAGATAAATTTAAAATTTCTCGTGAAAAATTTGCCTTTATTATTGATTCTACGGCTGCACCTGTTGCAGGAATTGCTGTGATTTCTACTTGGATAGGCTTGGAAGTATCTTTAATTAAAAACGCCTATGAAGATATAGGTATTAGCAATATCAGCGCTTTTGGGATTTTTGTTGAAACCATACCTTATAGATTTTACAATATTTTTATGCTTTTCTTTGTTTTAATGACCGCACTTATGGGGCGTGAATTTGGTCCTATGCTAAAAGCTGAAATTCGCGCAAGAACAACGGGCCAAATCGCTCCTTTAACAAAATCAGGTACACTAGACACCGCGGAGCTTGAAGATCAATTTCTAGCTCCAAAAGAAGGGATTAAAATTCGTGCATTAGATGCTATTATCCCTGTTTTAACTTTAATCGTTTTAGCCATACTTGGATTTTATTTTAACGGATTAAGTGCTTTAGAAGGCGAAGAATTGATAAAAGCAAATGCAAATCCTTTATCTTTTGAAACCTTTAGACTAGCCTTTGGAAGTGCAAATTCTTCAGTAGTACTTTTTCAAGCAGCCTTATTTGCTGCTATCGTAGCAATTTTTATCGGGGTATATCGTAAGATTTTTAGCTTTAAAGAAGCGGTTGAAACTTGGATATACGGTTGGAAGACTATGATTTTTACCATAGTTTTACTCTTGTTTGCATGGTCGCTTTCAAGCATAGTAAAAGAGCTTGGAACTCCAGAATTTATTTCAAGCTTGCTTGCTGATAAATTGCCTGAATTTATTTTACCTGCCACCATTTTTGCTTTTGCTTCGCTTATTTCTTTTGCAATAGGAACAAGTTATGGAACTATGGGTATTTTAATGCCCCTAGCCGTACCTTTAGCTTATAAGATTGCGCAAATTAATGGGATGGATATGGACGCAATGCATCATTATATGGTGATTAATATAAGCTGCGTTTTAACTGGAGCAATTTTTGGAAATCATTGTTCGCCTATTTCAGATAATGTAATCCTTTCATCAATGAGTGCAAAATGTGATCATATGGAGCATGTTCGCACTCAAATTCCTTATGCTTTATTTATTTGCGTGATTTCTTTATTTGCTGGATATATACCTGTTTCTTTGGGGCTTAGCGTATGGCTAGTTCTTCCTTTAAATTTAATTCTTATTGCATTTTTACTTAGAGTTATCGGAAAGAAAGTTTCATGA
- a CDS encoding tRNA (uracil(54)-C5)-methyltransferase: MSLQEFGNFLKLEEKASFIKEFFKDFYQENFELFSSKDKHYRTRAELSFYHDKDEIHYAMFENKKKIIIESLDFADEKITAFMPKLLKQIRNNANLKEKLFGVEFLATKKELSTTLLYHKNIDLIYNDLNNLSLELDANLIARSKGRKLVFKKENLRQELDIQGRKIFYEFNNDCFIQPNTSINEKMITWVCENLKAQERKDLLELYCGYGNFTLALANFFDKVLATEISKSNINFALLNCKINNISNIHFARLSSEELSQALRKEREFFRLKDIVLDSFNFSHILVDPPRAGLDKSVIDLIKNYENIIYISCNPVSLKENLKELTLTHRVEKFALFDQFVNTPHLECGVFLKSLDSK; encoded by the coding sequence ATGAGTCTTCAAGAATTTGGTAATTTTTTAAAATTAGAAGAAAAAGCTTCTTTTATAAAAGAATTTTTTAAAGATTTTTATCAAGAAAATTTTGAGCTTTTTTCTTCTAAAGACAAACATTATCGTACAAGAGCGGAACTTTCATTTTATCATGATAAAGATGAAATTCATTATGCAATGTTTGAAAATAAAAAGAAGATCATCATAGAAAGCTTAGATTTTGCAGATGAAAAAATCACTGCTTTTATGCCCAAACTCTTAAAACAAATTCGCAATAATGCAAATTTAAAAGAAAAACTTTTCGGCGTAGAGTTTTTAGCAACTAAAAAAGAATTAAGCACTACTCTACTCTATCATAAAAATATAGATCTTATTTACAATGACTTAAATAATTTAAGCTTAGAACTTGATGCGAATTTGATCGCAAGAAGCAAAGGTAGAAAGCTTGTTTTTAAAAAAGAAAATTTAAGACAAGAGCTTGATATACAGGGTAGAAAAATATTTTATGAATTTAACAATGATTGCTTCATACAGCCCAATACCTCCATCAATGAAAAAATGATAACTTGGGTATGCGAGAATTTAAAAGCTCAAGAAAGAAAAGATTTGCTTGAGCTTTATTGTGGATATGGAAATTTCACCCTAGCTTTAGCAAATTTTTTTGATAAAGTATTAGCTACTGAAATTTCAAAAAGCAATATTAATTTTGCTTTGCTTAATTGTAAGATAAACAATATTTCAAATATCCATTTTGCAAGGCTTTCAAGCGAAGAATTATCTCAAGCTTTAAGAAAAGAAAGAGAGTTTTTTCGTCTAAAAGATATTGTTTTGGATAGTTTTAATTTTTCTCATATTTTAGTTGATCCACCACGCGCAGGACTTGATAAAAGCGTGATTGACTTAATTAAAAATTATGAAAACATTATTTATATTTCTTGCAACCCTGTCAGCTTGAAAGAAAATTTAAAAGAACTTACTCTCACACATAGAGTTGAAAAATTTGCACTTTTTGATCAGTTTGTCAATACTCCACATTTAGAATGCGGAGTATTTTTGAAATCTTTAGATTCTAAATAA
- a CDS encoding membrane protein gives MAQIYPYILIVHLLCAIFFIGYLFVDVFILSAIKKKNPDFDKELFSSVGVKIMPFIALLLFLSGGMMISFHLNPLNLIFLIKLVLAFSIFSLIVCSLFFHFILKRKNPLTQFIHPFVFVLCILIVILAKLMDYYFL, from the coding sequence ATGGCTCAAATTTATCCTTATATTTTAATCGTTCATCTACTTTGTGCAATCTTTTTTATAGGTTATTTATTTGTCGATGTCTTTATATTGAGTGCAATCAAGAAAAAAAATCCGGATTTTGATAAAGAGCTTTTTTCTTCTGTAGGCGTTAAAATTATGCCTTTTATTGCGCTTTTATTGTTCTTAAGCGGTGGTATGATGATAAGCTTTCATCTTAATCCTCTAAATTTAATTTTTTTAATAAAATTAGTTTTAGCTTTTAGTATTTTCTCTTTAATAGTGTGCTCTTTATTTTTTCACTTTATATTAAAGAGAAAAAACCCTTTAACACAATTTATACATCCTTTTGTTTTTGTGCTTTGTATTCTTATCGTGATTTTAGCTAAGTTGATGGATTATTATTTTTTATAA
- a CDS encoding CoA-binding domain protein — MNENLIVDKILKNTKTIAIVGLSPDESKPSFMIGQFLQENNYKIYPIYPKCDEILGERVYRSLDDINENIDLVLMFRKGEFASSLLPSIIHKGIQNFWLQLGICNNEVAKECEKLKINFIQDKCIMRELPLYQDRMSKC; from the coding sequence GTGAACGAAAATTTAATCGTAGATAAAATACTCAAAAACACAAAAACCATTGCCATAGTAGGACTTAGTCCCGATGAAAGCAAACCTTCTTTTATGATAGGACAATTTTTACAAGAAAATAATTATAAAATTTATCCTATATATCCTAAATGTGATGAAATTTTAGGCGAACGCGTTTATCGAAGTTTAGATGATATCAATGAAAACATAGATCTTGTTTTAATGTTTCGCAAAGGTGAATTTGCTTCTTCATTATTGCCAAGCATTATCCATAAAGGAATTCAGAATTTTTGGCTACAACTTGGAATTTGCAACAATGAAGTTGCCAAAGAATGTGAAAAGTTAAAAATTAATTTCATACAGGATAAATGTATTATGCGCGAATTACCACTTTATCAAGATAGGATGAGTAAATGCTAG